A window from Thiosulfatimonas sediminis encodes these proteins:
- a CDS encoding zinc-binding metallopeptidase family protein produces MRRFYCLCGNEVGFHDHYCKHCGRDLAFDPQIGTMWSGELIAQDHFFAHSANRGKAVKFRPCAQRFSAIGCNWLLLNEDEHCQCIACRSSRVIPDQSIQRNINRWYRLEQAKRQLFQTLLDLQLFNAAQPAVFQDLRFDFLEDRRSNPNLQLEHVLTGHYDGLITLNAAEADEGFLHTMKEQMRERYRTLLGHFRHEIGHYFWLKFFTTEAQKRQFRSVFGDERDDYAHALERYYQQGNNNHWRSRFITPYASSHPHEDWAETWAHYLHIVDTLQTAQSYGISIYEPQEHNFNRWFVEWARVAQIMNALNRSMGLAEPYPFKLSEIVVGKLHFIDEVIQEYAQRQTNNAAATEKPLADTVASWTKS; encoded by the coding sequence ATGCGACGCTTTTACTGTCTGTGCGGCAACGAAGTCGGTTTTCACGATCATTATTGCAAACACTGTGGGCGCGATTTAGCATTCGACCCACAAATTGGCACCATGTGGAGTGGCGAACTGATCGCCCAAGACCATTTTTTTGCGCACAGCGCCAATCGAGGCAAAGCGGTTAAATTCAGACCCTGCGCACAACGATTTAGCGCCATCGGCTGCAATTGGCTGTTACTCAATGAGGACGAGCACTGCCAATGCATCGCCTGTCGCAGTTCACGAGTTATTCCCGACCAAAGCATACAGCGGAACATCAACCGCTGGTATCGCTTAGAACAAGCCAAACGCCAACTCTTTCAGACCCTGCTTGACTTACAACTGTTCAATGCCGCCCAACCCGCGGTTTTTCAAGACTTACGCTTTGATTTTCTGGAGGACCGACGCAGCAATCCCAATTTACAACTAGAACACGTCCTAACCGGGCATTACGATGGGCTGATTACCCTCAATGCGGCCGAAGCCGACGAAGGCTTTTTACACACCATGAAAGAACAGATGCGCGAACGTTACCGCACTCTGCTCGGTCATTTTCGGCATGAAATCGGCCATTATTTTTGGCTGAAATTTTTCACCACCGAAGCGCAAAAACGGCAATTTCGCAGCGTATTTGGCGACGAGCGCGACGACTATGCACACGCTTTGGAGCGCTACTACCAGCAAGGCAACAACAACCACTGGCGCAGCCGCTTTATTACCCCTTACGCCAGCAGCCATCCACATGAAGATTGGGCAGAAACTTGGGCACACTACCTACATATCGTTGACACCCTGCAAACAGCACAAAGCTACGGCATCAGTATTTACGAACCGCAAGAACACAACTTCAACCGCTGGTTTGTCGAATGGGCAAGAGTCGCACAAATTATGAACGCCCTAAATCGCAGTATGGGACTGGCCGAACCTTATCCCTTCAAACTGTCCGAAATTGTCGTTGGCAAACTGCATTTTATTGACGAAGTCATTCAAGAATACGCACAACGCCAAACAAACAACGCTGCCGCCACTGAAAAGCCGCTGGCGGACACCGTCGCAAGCTGGACAAAATCCTAA
- a CDS encoding alpha-E domain-containing protein: MLSRVAERVYWLARYIERIENTARLTKVHAQLMFDLPKSVEMSWYGLVQITSNEDYFAERFGDERSEQNCMALLLTDRNNPASLMSSLWWARENIRTTRDILPREAWIHINELYLLTKQRQNDFNERKKRNALLSEIIRACQAFTGMLAGTMSQNETYHFLKLGMYIERADMTTRLIDEGGLYVSQQQFDNEEDTYFASILWAHLLRSISSYFMYRLQYQTEISGPEVLQFLTQDEHFARSVNYCLHEIQGVMSKLPNSGALQKQVQQLQNRVLSEKALSIGSDQLHDHLDWIQRELSELNSLLYNTWFNPKQVA, encoded by the coding sequence ATGTTATCCAGAGTGGCTGAACGCGTCTATTGGCTGGCGCGCTACATTGAACGCATTGAAAACACCGCACGTTTAACCAAGGTACATGCTCAATTAATGTTTGACCTACCAAAATCGGTCGAAATGAGCTGGTATGGCCTAGTACAAATCACCAGTAACGAGGACTATTTTGCAGAACGCTTTGGCGATGAACGCAGCGAGCAAAACTGCATGGCGCTGCTGCTAACCGACCGAAATAATCCGGCATCGTTGATGTCATCATTGTGGTGGGCGCGTGAAAACATACGCACCACGCGCGATATTTTGCCGCGCGAAGCGTGGATTCACATCAACGAACTCTATCTGCTCACCAAACAACGCCAAAACGACTTTAACGAACGCAAAAAACGCAATGCACTGCTGTCAGAAATTATCCGTGCCTGCCAGGCTTTCACAGGAATGCTGGCTGGAACCATGAGCCAAAACGAAACCTATCATTTTTTAAAACTAGGCATGTATATCGAACGCGCGGACATGACCACGCGCTTAATTGACGAAGGCGGATTGTATGTCTCACAACAGCAATTTGACAACGAAGAAGACACCTATTTTGCCTCAATTTTGTGGGCGCATTTGCTCCGTTCTATCAGCTCCTACTTTATGTATCGCTTGCAATACCAAACCGAAATCAGTGGGCCGGAAGTGCTGCAATTTCTTACCCAAGACGAACACTTTGCGCGGTCGGTCAATTACTGCCTGCATGAAATTCAAGGGGTGATGAGCAAGCTGCCCAATTCCGGCGCACTGCAAAAACAAGTGCAACAGCTGCAAAATAGAGTCCTATCCGAAAAAGCATTAAGCATCGGCAGCGACCAACTGCACGACCATCTGGACTGGATTCAACGCGAACTCTCAGAATTAAACAGCCTGCTTTATAATACTTGGTTCAATCCCAAACAGGTGGCTTAA
- a CDS encoding circularly permuted type 2 ATP-grasp protein: MLKSLDNYPINGFYDEAIAHPQQPRPAAAQLLHQLEDTPFDSFQEMQQSAESAIAQLGISFTVYSDKGNIDRLWPFDVFPRTIAADEWQRITTGLKQRLKALNLFIEDVYNEQRIFKAGVMPLDVITSSKDYRPECHGMKLKHASWASICGSDLVRDGEGKIYVLEDNLRVPSGVSYMLENRAVMKQVMPEVFRDMNILPVDQYPLQLLSMLRSLCPQNCDDPEVVVLTPGIFNSAYYEHAYLAHEMGAELVEGSDLVVLEDNCVYMRNIDGLKQVDVIYRRIDDAFLDPEVFRADSTLGVPGLMRAWRAGNIAIANAPGCGVADDKVVYAYVPEMIRFYLNEEPLIDNVPTYLCDCEEDRQYVLQHLNELVVKPANESGGYGLLIGPRATPEELDTFYQLIEKDPRNYIAQPTLNLSTVPTVCQSTLEPRHVDLRPFILQGEKSYVTAGGLTRVALQKGSLVVNSSQGGGSKDTWIVVTEEKV; this comes from the coding sequence ATGCTGAAATCACTCGACAACTACCCCATAAATGGCTTCTACGATGAAGCAATTGCCCACCCGCAACAACCACGTCCTGCTGCCGCACAACTGCTACACCAACTTGAAGACACGCCATTTGACTCTTTTCAAGAGATGCAACAAAGTGCCGAAAGCGCGATTGCTCAACTCGGCATCTCTTTTACTGTCTATAGCGACAAAGGTAATATCGACCGTCTATGGCCATTTGATGTGTTTCCGCGCACCATCGCCGCTGATGAATGGCAGCGAATTACAACTGGCCTAAAGCAACGCCTTAAAGCACTTAATCTATTTATTGAAGACGTATACAACGAACAACGTATTTTTAAAGCCGGAGTCATGCCGCTCGACGTGATTACCTCATCTAAAGACTATCGCCCCGAATGTCACGGTATGAAACTCAAGCACGCCTCTTGGGCCAGCATCTGCGGCTCTGATCTGGTACGCGATGGCGAGGGCAAAATCTATGTCTTAGAAGACAACTTACGGGTTCCCTCCGGTGTCTCTTATATGCTTGAAAACCGCGCGGTCATGAAACAAGTGATGCCGGAAGTGTTTCGCGACATGAACATCCTGCCGGTTGACCAATATCCATTGCAACTGCTCTCAATGTTACGCTCACTCTGCCCACAAAACTGCGACGATCCAGAAGTCGTCGTACTCACCCCGGGTATTTTTAACTCCGCCTATTATGAACACGCTTACCTTGCACATGAAATGGGTGCGGAGTTGGTCGAAGGCTCAGACCTAGTGGTATTGGAAGACAACTGTGTGTATATGCGTAACATCGACGGCTTAAAACAGGTGGATGTGATTTATCGCCGTATTGATGACGCTTTTCTCGACCCCGAAGTGTTCCGCGCCGACTCCACTTTAGGCGTACCAGGCTTAATGCGAGCTTGGCGCGCTGGCAATATCGCCATCGCCAATGCACCTGGCTGTGGGGTGGCTGATGATAAGGTAGTCTATGCCTATGTGCCAGAGATGATTCGCTTTTATCTCAACGAAGAACCGTTGATTGATAATGTCCCCACCTATCTGTGCGATTGCGAGGAGGATCGCCAATATGTTCTGCAACACCTTAACGAGTTAGTGGTTAAACCAGCCAATGAATCCGGCGGCTACGGCTTATTAATCGGCCCACGCGCCACACCAGAAGAACTCGACACTTTTTATCAATTAATCGAGAAGGATCCGCGTAACTACATCGCCCAACCCACCTTAAACTTATCGACGGTGCCTACCGTCTGCCAATCCACATTGGAGCCGCGACACGTGGACTTACGCCCATTTATTCTACAAGGCGAAAAATCGTATGTGACGGCCGGAGGCTTAACTCGAGTCGCCCTACAAAAGGGCTCCTTAGTGGTCAACTCATCCCAAGGTGGTGGGTCGAAAGATACCTGGATTGTTGTTACAGAGGAGAAAGTCTAA
- a CDS encoding HDOD domain-containing protein, whose translation MPLTMQLGISNAQKIIEQLKIEEMPQTFFELQEAMFAPHPNMVKIGDIIGKHPKLLGQFLGLVNQRLKRTSDNLILDAHAAVNLLGLKEIEQLFLLSFLSSAVPKNSFDQALVERSKRASLAAAELSYWVNDIGFSEAHLVAFLQDIGAIYMARAFGSDYLQDCIERQIHAPFSAYQQETLQYQTAHTYLGSLVVHRWQLGSLLSKSLLLHHSKDLQGLLEYDSRVAHMVALIQVANAIVEIDYYQQVPSAELQDSLQRSVAFLQLPDNAIKAASAVLAKWGQSGNSHKASH comes from the coding sequence ATGCCATTAACTATGCAATTAGGGATTAGTAATGCCCAAAAAATCATCGAACAGCTAAAAATCGAAGAAATGCCACAGACTTTCTTCGAACTGCAAGAGGCGATGTTTGCCCCGCATCCAAATATGGTCAAAATTGGCGACATTATCGGTAAACACCCCAAGCTACTCGGACAGTTCCTCGGCTTAGTCAACCAACGACTTAAGCGCACCTCCGACAATCTTATTTTAGACGCGCACGCTGCGGTCAATCTGCTCGGCCTAAAAGAGATTGAACAGCTGTTTCTGCTCAGTTTTTTATCCAGTGCTGTTCCAAAAAACAGCTTTGACCAAGCACTGGTGGAACGCAGCAAACGTGCCTCATTAGCCGCCGCCGAACTCTCTTATTGGGTGAATGACATCGGCTTTTCAGAAGCCCATTTAGTCGCTTTTCTGCAAGATATCGGCGCAATTTATATGGCCCGAGCTTTTGGTTCAGACTATCTACAAGACTGCATCGAAAGGCAAATCCATGCGCCCTTCAGCGCCTATCAACAGGAAACTCTGCAATACCAAACAGCGCACACCTATCTAGGCAGCCTCGTGGTGCATCGCTGGCAACTGGGCAGCCTGCTCTCAAAAAGTTTGCTGCTGCATCACAGCAAAGATTTACAAGGTTTACTGGAATACGATTCGCGCGTGGCGCACATGGTCGCCCTGATTCAAGTCGCAAACGCGATTGTGGAAATCGATTATTATCAACAAGTACCAAGCGCAGAGTTGCAAGACAGCTTGCAACGCAGCGTCGCCTTTTTACAGCTACCGGATAACGCCATCAAAGCGGCCAGCGCGGTTTTAGCCAAATGGGGACAGAGCGGGAATAGCCATAAAGCGAGCCACTAA